The Zobellia alginiliquefaciens genome contains a region encoding:
- the gldL gene encoding gliding motility protein GldL, whose product MAQSKSTKKLFNMAYGLGASVVIIGALFKILHWEFGPLTGGLLLAIGLITEALIFAISAFEPVDDEYDWSLVYPELAGGASTGVARSNEAQEIKEAEASLSGKLDDLLKEAGVDANLMESLGTSIRNFEGAAKGIAPTVDAMESTRKYSDEMVQAAAQMESLNSLYKVQLESASKQASVNEEVVQNASALKDQMESLATNLSSLNGVYGGMLTAMNRN is encoded by the coding sequence ATGGCACAGTCAAAATCAACAAAGAAATTATTCAACATGGCCTACGGCCTTGGAGCATCTGTAGTAATTATTGGTGCATTGTTCAAGATTCTTCACTGGGAATTCGGACCTTTAACAGGTGGTCTTCTATTAGCGATAGGTCTTATTACAGAAGCACTTATTTTTGCGATCAGTGCATTTGAGCCAGTAGATGACGAGTACGATTGGTCTTTAGTATACCCAGAATTAGCTGGTGGTGCTTCAACTGGAGTTGCAAGAAGCAACGAAGCTCAGGAAATTAAAGAAGCAGAGGCTTCATTGTCTGGTAAATTAGACGATTTATTAAAAGAAGCTGGTGTAGACGCCAACTTAATGGAAAGTCTTGGTACTAGTATCCGTAATTTCGAAGGTGCAGCTAAGGGTATTGCCCCAACAGTTGACGCTATGGAGTCTACAAGAAAGTATTCTGATGAAATGGTACAAGCTGCCGCTCAAATGGAATCTTTGAACAGTTTATACAAAGTACAGTTGGAAAGTGCTAGCAAACAAGCTTCAGTAAACGAAGAAGTAGTACAGAATGCATCAGCTCTTAAAGATCAAATGGAATCTTTGGCAACTAACCTTTCTTCATTGAACGGAGTATACGGTGGTATGTTGACTGCAATGAATAGAAACTAA
- the gldM gene encoding gliding motility protein GldM, producing the protein MAGGKATPRQKMINLMYLIFIAMLALNMSKEVLAAFGIMNEKMEASNEKTTESNLAFLSGLETKAGEDSEKYGKLYKDAQKIKQMSQEYYDYLEGLKEGMTEGLEDATDYARMDNSDFLDQKFFQGDNLSEGGKEFMSRINDYRTQVSAIVPKDLKESVNARFQTGDENGKETKRDGSKQDWINYHYEGYPLVASLAKITALQADVKATEEDALKRMLEGELTSQVSLKNFATSLQASKSAFYSGEKYDGKIIISKTDNSSTPVKAELTLDGRKLSEGSDYKLEAGGVKMLIGAGSAGDHTVEGTLYFKQDGEEIPVPVKNSFATISKPNAALIAADKMNVVYRGVANPMSISIPGIPNNKVNASAPGLKSVSGSKYIMNPGTGRTVTITASGKLPDGQTVSSKSEFRIKDIPRPAGSVSKQTGSAKMPRSNMEIATIGAMLEDFDFDLNLKVSGFKFKVPGQPTVSVNGNKLNANAKSALKRAKRGDAVQIFDVQAYITNNKSYKLKKVSPVVVEITN; encoded by the coding sequence ATGGCAGGAGGAAAAGCAACACCACGTCAGAAGATGATCAATCTTATGTATTTGATCTTCATCGCTATGCTGGCGTTAAACATGAGTAAAGAAGTACTTGCGGCTTTCGGGATTATGAACGAAAAGATGGAAGCTTCTAACGAAAAGACTACAGAAAGTAACCTAGCTTTCTTAAGTGGTCTAGAGACTAAAGCTGGAGAAGATTCCGAGAAATACGGAAAGCTTTATAAAGATGCACAGAAAATCAAGCAAATGTCACAAGAGTATTATGACTATCTAGAAGGCCTTAAAGAAGGTATGACAGAAGGTTTAGAAGATGCTACTGACTATGCAAGAATGGACAATTCTGATTTCTTGGATCAAAAATTCTTTCAAGGAGACAATTTATCGGAAGGTGGAAAAGAGTTCATGAGTAGAATTAATGACTACCGTACACAAGTTTCGGCTATCGTACCAAAAGATTTGAAAGAATCTGTAAACGCTCGTTTCCAAACTGGTGATGAGAACGGTAAAGAAACTAAAAGAGACGGTTCTAAGCAAGATTGGATCAACTACCACTACGAAGGTTATCCTTTGGTAGCTTCATTAGCTAAGATTACGGCACTTCAAGCTGACGTAAAAGCAACGGAAGAAGACGCTCTTAAAAGAATGTTGGAAGGTGAGTTAACGAGCCAAGTATCGCTTAAGAATTTTGCAACATCATTACAGGCAAGTAAATCTGCTTTTTACTCTGGTGAGAAGTATGACGGTAAGATTATCATTAGTAAAACTGATAACTCTTCAACTCCTGTAAAAGCTGAATTAACTTTAGATGGAAGAAAACTTTCTGAAGGTTCTGATTATAAATTAGAAGCTGGTGGTGTTAAGATGTTAATTGGAGCAGGTTCTGCTGGAGATCATACTGTAGAAGGTACATTGTACTTTAAGCAAGATGGTGAAGAGATTCCGGTTCCTGTGAAAAACAGTTTTGCAACTATTAGCAAGCCTAATGCTGCTTTGATCGCTGCTGATAAGATGAATGTTGTTTACCGTGGCGTTGCTAACCCAATGTCTATATCTATCCCGGGTATACCTAATAACAAAGTAAATGCTTCTGCACCAGGTTTAAAATCTGTAAGTGGTAGTAAGTATATCATGAACCCTGGTACAGGTAGAACAGTTACTATTACAGCTTCTGGTAAATTGCCAGATGGTCAGACCGTATCTTCTAAATCTGAATTCAGAATTAAAGATATTCCAAGACCTGCAGGTTCTGTAAGTAAGCAGACAGGTAGCGCTAAAATGCCAAGGTCTAACATGGAAATTGCTACTATTGGTGCAATGTTGGAAGACTTTGATTTTGACTTGAATCTTAAAGTAAGCGGATTTAAATTCAAAGTTCCTGGTCAGCCTACTGTAAGTGTTAACGGTAACAAATTGAACGCTAACGCTAAATCTGCCCTTAAGAGAGCTAAAAGAGGTGATGCCGTTCAGATATTTGATGTTCAAGCTTATATTACAAATAACAAGAGTTATAAATTGAAGAAAGTATCTCCGGTTGTAGTGGAGATTACAAACTAA
- the gldN gene encoding gliding motility protein GldN, which yields MNWKNALVIGAVTLLPVSMMAQANILNAKKPEEIGIKTEAQKALDNDAPLEYGYVDDRDILWSKTVWEVIDLDERVNFPLYYPTDTIDIGNDRRSLYDVLLKSIKNGKLKDVYADSYFTDKRKFSDLQSTLQKVDTTDYGYEQINAGEELSPEYVMKRNLTAADIEEYRIKGMWYFDKRQGELKYRLLGIAPVAPDVNFIDDDSMDPSDAKVELFWVWYPDARNILHEAKVFNQRNSAQPISFDMLLNARRFNGVIYREDNVHGDRKVNDYITDNALFQLLEAGRIQEVIRDREQDMWAY from the coding sequence ATGAATTGGAAAAATGCTTTAGTAATTGGTGCAGTAACATTGTTGCCAGTTTCCATGATGGCCCAGGCGAACATTTTGAACGCCAAAAAGCCAGAGGAAATAGGCATTAAGACCGAAGCTCAAAAAGCTTTGGACAATGATGCTCCCCTTGAGTATGGTTATGTAGATGATCGTGACATTCTTTGGTCTAAGACCGTGTGGGAAGTTATTGATCTAGATGAAAGGGTAAATTTCCCTTTGTATTATCCTACGGATACCATTGATATTGGTAACGACAGAAGATCGTTGTACGATGTTCTTTTAAAGAGCATTAAGAACGGAAAGCTAAAGGATGTTTATGCCGATTCTTATTTTACGGATAAACGTAAGTTTAGCGACCTTCAAAGTACCTTACAAAAAGTAGATACTACGGATTATGGTTACGAACAAATCAACGCAGGTGAAGAGCTTTCTCCTGAATACGTGATGAAAAGAAACCTTACCGCGGCAGATATTGAAGAGTACCGTATAAAAGGTATGTGGTATTTTGATAAGCGCCAAGGTGAATTAAAGTATCGTTTATTAGGTATTGCCCCAGTGGCCCCGGATGTTAACTTTATAGATGATGACTCTATGGACCCAAGTGATGCCAAGGTTGAGCTTTTCTGGGTATGGTATCCAGATGCGCGTAACATCTTACATGAAGCCAAAGTCTTTAACCAGAGAAACTCTGCACAACCTATTTCTTTTGATATGTTGTTGAACGCAAGAAGATTCAACGGTGTAATTTATAGAGAAGACAATGTTCATGGTGATCGTAAAGTAAACGATTATATTACCGATAACGCTTTGTTTCAGTTGTTAGAAGCCGGTAGAATTCAAGAGGTCATTAGAGACCGAGAACAAGACATGTGGGCTTACTAG